One stretch of Carassius gibelio isolate Cgi1373 ecotype wild population from Czech Republic chromosome B1, carGib1.2-hapl.c, whole genome shotgun sequence DNA includes these proteins:
- the LOC127948966 gene encoding carbohydrate sulfotransferase 12-like, with the protein MLKQLQFFLLLGTLFIIFFIIVHWDDVSDGTFYLHVASSSPALPTNMMSSGHWISEDSFLWKESSGSVKPNITTYLKHDQGPHNLTKPVMQSSPTHLELRQAHRRHLIRQLCSANSSFSFPGKLKTFDQIPSKALDHLIVDDHHGVIYCFVPKVACTNWKRVMIVLSQNLKAPDGAPYLDPLDIPSALSHNATLHLTFNKFWRLFGRFSRPLMHNKLKNYTKFLFVRDPFVRLISAFRNKFALPNEDFYRQFGSVMLHHYANISKPPDSAQEAFAAGIRLSFTHFIKYLLDPKTEEEKPFNEHWQQMYRLCHPCQIEYDFVGKLETLDEDTDHLLKILGLENQVRFPPGYRNKTAANWERDWFRNISVADRRELYNLYEADFRLFGYDKPETLLDE; encoded by the coding sequence ATGCTAAAGCAGCTGCAGTTTTTCCTTCTGTTGGGAACATTATTTATCATATTCTTCATAATAGTTCACTGGGATGACGTGAGCGATGGGACTTTTTATCTGCACGTGGCTTCATCATCTCCTGCATTACCCACAAACATGATGTCCTCTGGACACTGGATAAGTGAGGATTCATTTCTCTGGAAAGAGTCAAGCGGGTCAGTCAAACCAAACATCACAACTTACCTAAAACATGATCAAGGCCCACACAACCTAACAAAGCCCGTTATGCAGTCTTCTCCAACACACCTCGAACTGCGTCAAGCACATCGTAGGCATTTAATAAGACAACTTTGCTCTGCCAATAGCAGCTTCAGTTTCCCTGGAAAATTGAAGACATTTGACCAGATTCCAAGCAAAGCTCTGGACCACCTCATTGTAGATGATCATCATGGTGTTATTTACTGTTTTGTACCAAAGGTAGCCTGTACCAACTGGAAACGAGTCATGATTGTGCTCAGCCAGAACCTGAAGGCACCTGATGGAGCTCCGTATCTGGATCCTCTTGACATACCATCAGCGTTATCCCACAATGCTACTCTGCATCTCACATTTAACAAGTTCTGGAGGCTGTTTGGTCGTTTCTCTCGTCCTTTGATGCATAACAAGCTAAAGAATTACACTAAGTTCCTTTTTGTGCGGGATCCTTTTGTACGACTTATTTCTGCTTTCCGGAACAAGTTTGCTCTGCCTAATGAGGATTTTTACAGACAGTTTGGCTCTGTAATGCTTCATCATTATGCTAATATCTCAAAGCCCCCTGACTCCGCTCAAGAAGCCTTTGCTGCAGGTATCAGATTGTCCTTTACTCATTTTATTAAGTACCTGTTAGATCCAAAGACTGAGGAAGAGAAGCCATTTAATGAGCATTGGCAGCAGATGTACAGACTCTGCCATCCGTGCCAAATTGAGTATGACTTTGTAGGCAAACTGGAAACTCTAGATGAGGATACAGATCATTTGTTGAAGATTCTTGGGCTGGAGAATCAGGTTCGCTTTCCTCCAGGGTACCGCAACAAGACAGCTGCAAACTGGGAACGAGACTGGTTTCGAAACATTTCAGTTGCTGACAGGAGAGAACTGTACAATCTTTATGAAGCAGACTTCAGATTATTTGGATATGACAAACCTGAGACCCTTCTGGACGAGTGA
- the LOC127949728 gene encoding BRCA1-associated ATM activator 1, producing MMDSDCFSLLPAVCLVLADPKQSPPDDTSLEKLLDWFKELHSHSNGQVLLQHQPCLLEFISSVCTSKTTDPAILSFTLKLTGLLAATPQGFHVLDEGGLLVYVFEREAWGVCDLWEDASVRSGWLQGLLNMLKHQQALGFLCGNGLIKVILQLQNDRSLFVACLANQLLVHILHFLTSSNMTNGSDVVGSSETSLRSDWVSVSSEIMNAVVEALSSEDHPQVLQGLRLLSQVLAQCGEPIISTLWKDVLVPLEVLINRGSESLIQTLITVLEAALGTPLLSKTEYKVEELLGAMLGDGNRRECFQCAALIVKLEKCPEVLKRKATDIILLPLQCVSTQPQAEKEMNVVLKEQLSQKASCISLLMQSLSSLAQLAHSKYLFEDISVHSITSSVLLLLRMCSGHCPTSLLHINAFTHLIGCCKVQRCGLDTLGELSVYEEILDLRKDIFGVLLDYLQSPDSHATVLKKTFQAFKRWIVCSPFPDLLQFISHDLFPVLEKRMCDLRWEVRDSTLEFITQLTTALNSNSGFTEALHTSGMVSVLLSSLADAEGYVRASAVAAVGEAVAASFHQTVLVSNSKLLEEALVQMMAILSQDTEGFPRRAVVHAFTSWLKGSHLTMGLESSLSSVLSLGGSDFDWEVKMLTLELAEVLMEKTLACCPYAVQNSGSSEETHFTQALIKFKDFGLFDLLFNSLFDCDRPVCEKACALLIKLRTLIAEIADLDNSILFLNLCGNRWGDEVQGRYLNKQQAKASVCVKNGATGSDEGMDCGLHCIKNISLPNILQILDLDDMQKMLTLSSDHVVNSPRSLMEDILSAAQHSEENIVDCY from the exons ATGATGGACAGTGACTGCTTCTCTCTGCTGCCAGCGGTGTGTCTGGTCCTGGCCGACCCAAAGCAGTCTCCGCCTGATGACACCTCTTTAGAGAAGCTGCTGGATTGGTTCAAAGAGCTGCACAGCCACA GTAATGGACAGGTGCTTTTGCAGCATCAGCCGTGCCTCTTGGAGTTCATCTCCAGTGTTTGTACGTCTAAAACGACAGACCCTGCTATCCTGTCTTTCACCCTCAAACTGACTGGACTTCTGGCTGCCACACCGCAGGGGTTCCACGTGCTTGAT GAGGGAGGTCTTTTGGTGTATGTGTTTGAGCGGGAAGCCTGGGGTGTGTGTGATCTCTGGGAGGATGCCTCGGTTCGCAGTGGCTGGCTGCAGGGACTGTTGAATATGCTGAAACACCAGCAAGCCTTGGGCTTCCTATGTGGAAATG GACTCATCAAAGTGATTCTCCAGCTGCAGAACGACAGGAGTCTGTTTGTTGCCTGTTTGGCTAATCAGCTTTTAGTGCATATCCTACATTTCCTAACTTCATCAAATATGACCAACGGCAGTGATGTTGTGGGATCAAGTGAAACATCTTTGAGGTCTGACTGGGTCTCAGTCTCGTCTGAGATTATGAATGCTGTGGTTGAGGCGTTGAGCTCAGAGGATCATCCTCAGGTCCTCCAGGGCTTACGTCTTCTGTCACAGGTTCTCGCTCAGTGTGGAGAACCTATCATAAGCACGCTGTGGAAAGATGTGCTAGTCCCCCTGGAAGTCTTGATCAACAGGGGgtctgaatcattgattcagactCTGATAACTGTTCTAGAAGCTGCTTTAGG GACACCTCTGCTCAGCAAAACGGAGTATAAAGTGGAGGAGTTATTAGGAGCCATGTTGGGAGATGGAAACAGAAGAGAGTGTTTTCAGTGTGCGGCACTAATTGTAAAGCTGGAGAAATG TCCTGAGGTTTTAAAGAGGAAGGCTACGGATATCATCCTGCTTCCCCTGCAGTGTGTGTCAACACAGCCTCAAGCAGAAAAGGAAATGAATGTAGTCCTGAAGGAACAGCTATCTCAGAAAGCCTCATGTATTTCCCTCCTCATGCAGAGTTTATCAAGCCTAGCTCAGCTGGCACACTCA aaataCCTGTTTGAAGATATTTCCGTTCACTCGATCACCAGTTCGGTGCTGTTGCTTCTGAGGATGTGCTCTGGGCATTGCCCCACCTCTTTGCTACATATTAATGCCTTCACTCACCTGATTGGCTGCTGCAAGGTTCAGAGGTGTGGCTTGGATACATTAGGTGAACTCAGTGTATATGAAG AAATCCTGGATTTAAGGAAGGATATATTTGGTGTCCTCTTGGACTATTTACAGAGTCCAGATTCCCATGCCACA GTCTTGAAGAAAACATTTCAAGCCTTTAAGAGGTGGATTGTGTGTTCGCCTTTCCCTGATCTCCTGCAGTTTATCAGCCATG ACCTCTTTCCTGTATTGGAGAAACGGATGTGTGATTTGCGATGGGAAGTGAGAGACTCCACACTGGAGTTCATCACCCAGCTGACTACTGCCCTCAACA GTAACAGTGGTTTCACTGAAGCTCTCCACACCAGCGGTATGGTCTCCGTTCTGCTTTCTTCATTGGCAGATGCAGAAGGCTATGTCAGAGCTAGTGCTGTGGCTGCTGTCGGGGAGGCAGTTGCTGCTTCTTTCCATCAGACGGTGCTTGTGAGCAATAGCAAACTTCTG GAGGAGGCTCTGGTGCAGATGATGGCCATTCTCTCTCAGGACACAGAGGGCTTTCCTCGAAGAGCAGTGGTCCATGCTTTCACATCATGGCTGAAAGGATCACACCTCACAATGGGCTTGGAGTCATCCCTGAGCTCTGTCCTGTCATTGGGAGGCAGCGATTTTGACTGGGAAGTGAAAATGCTCACACTGGAGCTAGCAGAAGTGTTGATGGAGAAGACACTGGCCTGCTGTCCGTACGCAGTCCAGAACTCCGGTTCCTCTGAAGAGACGCACTTTACGCAAGCCTTGATCAAGTTTAAAGATTTTGGGCTATTTGACTTGCTGTTTAACAGCTTGTTTGACTGTGACCGACCAGTGTGTGAGAAAGCCTGTGCACTCTTGATCAAACTCAGAACACTTATAGCTGAGATCGCAGATTTGGATAATAGCATTCTGTTCTTAAATTTATGTGGGAACAGATGGGGGGATGAGGTGCAGGGAAGATACCTCAATAAACAACAGGCCAAAGCATCAGTGTGTGTCAAGAATGGAGCTACAGGATCAGATGAGGGAATGGACTGTGGTCTACACTGCATCAAAAACATTAGCTTACCCAATATACTGCAGATTCTAGATCTAGATGACATGCAGAAGATGTTGACATTAAGTAGTGATCATGTTGTGAATTCACCCCGATCACTAATGGAGGACATTCTTTCAGCAGCCCAGCACAGTGAAGAGAATATAGTTGATTGCTATTGA